One window of Azospirillum sp. TSA2s genomic DNA carries:
- a CDS encoding DUF2934 domain-containing protein — MPDKHMGDSMADTDDILERIRRRAHELWESEGRPHGRDSDHWTQAEAEIRGAGALEPTEKAAGSRKKTATSKAAGKSTRAAAESLSEVASTPAEGAKSAPAKPAKTKPATAKPKAEAAPKPAAGKTTAKATPAKTPRGPKKDGGKSASAG; from the coding sequence ATGCCGGACAAACACATGGGGGACTCGATGGCCGATACCGACGACATCCTGGAGCGTATCCGACGCCGCGCCCACGAGTTGTGGGAGAGCGAGGGCCGGCCGCACGGCCGCGATTCCGACCATTGGACCCAGGCGGAAGCGGAAATCCGCGGCGCCGGCGCGCTGGAGCCGACCGAAAAGGCCGCCGGATCGCGCAAGAAGACCGCCACCTCCAAGGCCGCCGGCAAGAGCACCCGCGCCGCCGCCGAGTCCCTGTCCGAAGTCGCGAGCACCCCGGCGGAGGGCGCCAAATCCGCCCCCGCCAAGCCCGCGAAGACTAAGCCGGCCACGGCCAAGCCGAAGGCCGAGGCTGCCCCCAAGCCGGCAGCCGGAAAGACCACCGCCAAGGCGACCCCCGCCAAGACCCCGCGCGGTCCGAAGAAGGACGGCGGCAAGAGCGCCTCGGCCGGCTGA